In one window of Polaromonas naphthalenivorans CJ2 DNA:
- a CDS encoding NuoB/complex I 20 kDa subunit family protein, producing MSLEGVFKEGFVTTSYDSVVNWAKTGSLWPMTFGLACCAVEMMHAGAARYDIDRFGMLFRPSPRQSDLMIVAGTLCNKMGPALRKVYDQMAEPRWVISMGSCANGGGYYHYSYSVVRGCDRIVPVDVYVPGCPPTAEALLYGIIQLQQKIRRTNTIARA from the coding sequence ATGTCGCTTGAAGGTGTTTTCAAAGAAGGCTTCGTGACCACGAGCTACGACTCGGTGGTTAATTGGGCCAAGACAGGTTCGCTTTGGCCTATGACTTTTGGTCTGGCCTGCTGCGCTGTGGAAATGATGCATGCCGGTGCTGCACGCTACGACATCGACCGTTTTGGCATGCTGTTTCGTCCCAGTCCGCGTCAATCTGATTTAATGATTGTTGCTGGTACGCTGTGCAATAAGATGGGGCCTGCCCTGCGCAAGGTTTACGACCAGATGGCTGAGCCTCGCTGGGTTATATCCATGGGTTCGTGCGCCAATGGCGGTGGTTACTACCACTACAGTTATTCCGTGGTTCGTGGTTGCGACCGTATCGTGCCGGTGGATGTTTATGTACCGGGCTGTCCGCCCACCGCCGAAGCCTTGTTGTACGGCATCATCCAGTTGCAGCAAAAAATCCGCCGAACCAATACGATTGCGAGGGCTTGA
- the pnp gene encoding polyribonucleotide nucleotidyltransferase has protein sequence MSIFNKVTKSFQWGQHKVTMETGEMARQAGGAVLLDMDGTVVLATVVAKSDAKPGQDFFPLTVDYLEKTYAAGRIPGSFFKREGRPSEFETLTSRLIDRPIRPLFPEGFFNEVQVVIHVLSLNPEVEGDIPALIASSAALSISGIPFNGPIGAARVAYINGEYVLNPGKTQLQNSTMDLVVAGTEAAVLMVESEAKQLSEEIMLGAIVFGHEQGNIAINAIHELVRDAGKPVWDWKAPAKDEVLIAKVVALAEEKLVAAYQIRNKQARTHATRQVTTWTKMGLKAEGVEFDGVAVEGMLFDIEAKIVRSQILAGDPRIDGRDTRTVRPIEIRNSVLPRTHGSALFTRGETQALVVTTLGTERDAQRIDALSGDYEDRFMLHYNMPPFATGETGRVGSPKRREIGHGRLAKRALIAVLPSKEEFPYTMRVVSEITESNGSSSMASVCGGCLSLMDAGVPMKAHVAGIAMGLIKEDNRFAVLTDILGDEDHLGDMDFKVAGTTFGITALQMDIKIQGITKEIMQVALAQAKEARMHILGKMQEAMGQANAEVSDFAPRLYVMKINPEKIRDVIGKGGAVIRALTEETGTQINIEEDGTITIASNDSAKADEAKRRIAEITAEVEIGKVYEGAITKILDFGALVNLMPGKDGLLHISQIAHERVEKVTDYLSEGQIIKVKVLETDEKGRVKLSMKALLDRPSQHQG, from the coding sequence ATGAGCATTTTCAATAAAGTCACCAAATCATTCCAATGGGGCCAGCACAAGGTCACGATGGAAACCGGCGAAATGGCGCGCCAGGCTGGCGGCGCCGTGCTGCTTGACATGGACGGCACCGTCGTGCTGGCCACCGTGGTTGCCAAGAGCGACGCCAAGCCCGGCCAGGATTTCTTTCCCCTGACGGTCGATTACCTTGAAAAGACCTACGCCGCAGGCCGCATTCCCGGCAGCTTCTTCAAGCGCGAAGGCCGCCCCAGCGAGTTTGAAACGCTGACGTCGCGCCTGATCGACCGCCCGATTCGCCCGCTGTTTCCTGAAGGCTTCTTCAATGAAGTGCAGGTCGTGATCCATGTGCTGTCGCTGAACCCGGAAGTCGAAGGCGACATTCCCGCGCTGATCGCTTCGAGCGCCGCGCTGTCAATTTCCGGCATTCCGTTCAACGGCCCGATTGGCGCCGCCCGCGTGGCCTACATCAATGGCGAGTACGTGCTGAACCCCGGCAAGACCCAGTTGCAGAATTCCACCATGGACCTGGTGGTGGCCGGTACCGAAGCCGCCGTGCTGATGGTCGAGTCCGAAGCCAAGCAACTGTCTGAAGAAATCATGCTCGGCGCCATTGTGTTTGGCCACGAGCAGGGCAACATCGCCATCAATGCGATTCACGAACTGGTTCGCGATGCCGGCAAGCCGGTGTGGGACTGGAAAGCGCCCGCCAAGGACGAGGTGCTGATCGCCAAGGTGGTTGCGCTGGCCGAGGAAAAGCTGGTTGCCGCCTACCAGATCCGCAACAAGCAGGCCCGCACGCACGCCACGCGCCAAGTGACCACCTGGACCAAGATGGGCCTGAAAGCCGAAGGCGTTGAATTCGACGGCGTTGCCGTTGAAGGCATGCTGTTCGACATCGAAGCCAAGATTGTCCGCAGCCAGATTCTGGCCGGCGATCCGCGCATCGACGGCCGCGACACGCGCACCGTCCGGCCGATTGAAATCCGCAACAGCGTGCTGCCCCGCACCCACGGTTCGGCCCTGTTCACGCGTGGCGAAACCCAGGCGCTGGTCGTGACCACGCTGGGCACCGAGCGCGACGCGCAGCGCATCGATGCATTGAGCGGCGACTACGAAGACCGCTTCATGCTGCACTACAACATGCCTCCGTTCGCCACCGGCGAAACCGGCCGCGTGGGTAGCCCGAAACGCCGCGAGATTGGTCATGGGCGGCTTGCGAAGCGCGCGCTGATCGCCGTTCTGCCGAGCAAGGAAGAATTCCCGTACACCATGCGCGTGGTCAGCGAGATCACCGAATCCAATGGTTCGTCGTCCATGGCTTCGGTCTGCGGCGGCTGCCTGTCGCTGATGGATGCTGGCGTTCCCATGAAGGCCCATGTGGCCGGTATCGCCATGGGCCTGATCAAGGAAGACAACCGTTTTGCCGTGCTGACCGACATCCTGGGCGATGAAGATCATCTGGGCGACATGGACTTCAAGGTCGCCGGCACCACGTTCGGCATCACCGCGCTGCAGATGGACATCAAGATCCAGGGCATCACCAAGGAAATCATGCAGGTCGCGCTGGCCCAGGCCAAGGAGGCGCGCATGCACATTCTGGGCAAGATGCAGGAAGCCATGGGCCAGGCCAATGCGGAAGTCTCTGACTTCGCGCCGCGCCTGTATGTCATGAAGATCAACCCCGAGAAGATCCGCGACGTGATCGGCAAGGGCGGCGCCGTCATCCGCGCGCTGACCGAAGAGACCGGCACGCAGATCAACATCGAGGAAGACGGCACCATCACCATCGCCTCGAACGACAGCGCCAAGGCCGACGAAGCCAAGCGCCGCATCGCCGAAATCACTGCCGAAGTCGAAATCGGCAAGGTCTATGAAGGCGCTATCACCAAGATCCTCGATTTCGGTGCGCTGGTCAATCTCATGCCCGGCAAGGACGGTTTGCTGCACATCAGCCAGATCGCCCACGAGCGTGTCGAGAAAGTCACCGACTACCTGAGCGAAGGCCAGATCATCAAGGTCAAGGTTCTGGAAACCGACGAAAAAGGCCGCGTCAAGCTGTCAATGAAGGCATTGCTGGACCGTCCTTCCCAGCATCAGGGCTGA
- the tpiA gene encoding triose-phosphate isomerase: MKKLIAGNWKMNGSLTANEELLAALAAGLAQSPPCEIAVCVPAPYLAQIQSLKSKHAALSVVDVGAQDVSAHASGAYTGEASAAMLKELGCRYVIIGHSERRQYHAETDALVAEKARAALAAGITPIVCVGETLTEREAGRTEEVVKRQLAAVIHANGHCISEIVVAYEPVWAIGTGKTASPEEAQAVHAVLRAQLKAATDQSARIKILYGGSMNAANAATLLAQPDIDGGLIGGASLKAPDFLKIIAAAPV; encoded by the coding sequence ATGAAAAAGCTGATTGCAGGAAACTGGAAAATGAACGGCAGCTTGACTGCCAATGAAGAACTGCTGGCCGCGCTTGCTGCCGGGCTGGCTCAAAGCCCGCCCTGCGAGATCGCCGTCTGCGTGCCTGCACCTTACCTGGCACAGATTCAGTCCTTGAAATCGAAACACGCGGCCTTGTCTGTCGTTGACGTGGGCGCGCAGGATGTATCCGCCCACGCTTCAGGCGCCTACACCGGCGAAGCCAGTGCAGCCATGCTCAAGGAACTGGGGTGCCGCTACGTCATCATCGGTCATTCGGAGCGCCGTCAGTACCACGCCGAAACTGATGCACTGGTGGCCGAGAAGGCCAGGGCTGCGCTGGCTGCGGGCATCACGCCCATCGTCTGTGTTGGTGAAACATTGACCGAGCGCGAAGCCGGCCGTACCGAAGAGGTGGTCAAGCGTCAACTGGCGGCCGTCATCCATGCCAACGGGCACTGCATCAGCGAGATCGTTGTCGCTTATGAGCCGGTTTGGGCCATCGGGACCGGCAAGACCGCCTCGCCAGAGGAGGCACAGGCCGTGCATGCGGTGCTGAGAGCGCAGCTCAAGGCGGCAACCGACCAGTCAGCCCGAATCAAGATTCTGTATGGCGGCAGTATGAATGCAGCTAACGCTGCGACTTTGCTGGCTCAGCCCGACATTGATGGCGGCCTGATAGGCGGCGCTTCGCTCAAGGCACCGGATTTTTTGAAAATTATTGCTGCTGCGCCCGTTTGA
- a CDS encoding NAD(P)H-quinone oxidoreductase, giving the protein MQVIEITSFGAPDVLQLGERPDPEPAAGEVLIRVAASGVNRPDVLQRTGNYPVPPGASDIPGLEVAGEIIAGDAQAMAAAGLKIGDRVCALVAGGGYAGLCVAPVGQCLPVPEGLSDVQAASLPETFFTVWSNVFERAHLQKGETLLVQGGSSGIGVTAIQIAKAIGATVLVTAGSDEKCAACVALGADHAINYKTGEFVEEVKKLTNGQGVDVILDMVGGSYVAREVQCLAEDGRLVIIAVQGGVKAEFNAGLVLRKRLTITGSTLRPRSLEFKTAIAMALKEKIWPLIASGAIKPVIHSTFAAADAAKAHTLMESNQHIGKIVLTW; this is encoded by the coding sequence ATGCAAGTCATTGAAATCACCTCTTTTGGCGCGCCTGACGTGCTGCAATTGGGCGAGCGTCCTGACCCTGAACCCGCTGCTGGCGAAGTGCTGATCCGTGTGGCTGCCTCCGGCGTGAACCGGCCCGACGTGCTGCAGCGCACCGGCAATTACCCGGTGCCGCCCGGTGCATCCGACATTCCCGGGCTGGAAGTTGCCGGCGAAATCATCGCCGGCGATGCCCAGGCGATGGCGGCTGCAGGCCTGAAGATTGGCGACCGGGTTTGCGCTTTGGTCGCTGGTGGCGGCTATGCCGGGTTGTGCGTGGCACCCGTCGGGCAATGCCTTCCGGTGCCCGAGGGATTGAGCGATGTGCAAGCGGCGTCGCTGCCCGAGACTTTCTTTACCGTCTGGAGCAACGTCTTTGAACGGGCGCACCTGCAAAAAGGGGAAACCCTGCTGGTTCAGGGCGGCTCCAGCGGCATCGGCGTAACGGCCATCCAGATTGCCAAAGCCATTGGTGCAACGGTGTTGGTCACGGCCGGCAGCGATGAGAAGTGCGCTGCCTGCGTGGCCTTGGGCGCTGACCATGCGATCAATTACAAGACCGGCGAATTTGTCGAAGAAGTGAAGAAGCTGACGAACGGGCAGGGTGTCGATGTCATTCTAGACATGGTCGGCGGCAGCTATGTCGCGCGTGAAGTCCAGTGTCTGGCCGAAGACGGCCGGCTTGTCATCATTGCGGTGCAGGGCGGGGTCAAGGCCGAGTTCAATGCCGGCCTGGTACTGCGCAAGCGACTAACCATCACCGGTTCCACCTTGCGCCCCCGTTCGCTGGAATTCAAGACGGCCATTGCCATGGCGCTGAAGGAAAAAATCTGGCCCCTGATCGCCAGCGGGGCCATCAAGCCCGTGATCCACAGCACGTTTGCCGCAGCCGATGCAGCCAAGGCGCATACGCTGATGGAATCGAATCAGCATATCGGAAAAATCGTTTTAACCTGGTAA
- a CDS encoding NADH-quinone oxidoreductase subunit A: MNLDQYLPVLLFILVGVGVGILPMVLGRLLGPVRPDSEKNSPYECGFEAFEDARMKFDVRYYLVAILFILFDLEIAFLFPWAVSLKEIGALGFWSVMVFLGILVVGFVYEWKKGALDWE, translated from the coding sequence ATGAACCTCGATCAATACCTTCCTGTCCTCTTGTTTATTTTGGTTGGGGTAGGTGTCGGTATATTGCCGATGGTGCTGGGTCGTTTGCTGGGTCCTGTGCGGCCCGACAGTGAGAAAAACTCCCCTTATGAGTGCGGTTTCGAGGCTTTCGAAGATGCACGCATGAAGTTTGATGTGCGCTACTACCTGGTTGCCATCCTGTTCATTCTTTTTGACCTTGAAATCGCTTTTCTTTTTCCGTGGGCGGTCTCGCTCAAGGAAATCGGCGCGCTGGGTTTCTGGTCGGTCATGGTTTTTCTGGGCATTCTGGTCGTGGGCTTTGTCTATGAGTGGAAAAAGGGTGCACTGGACTGGGAATAA
- the secG gene encoding preprotein translocase subunit SecG — MNILLTAVLAVQMLSALGMIGLILVQHGKGADMGAAFGSGGSGSLFGASGSANFLSRTTGILAALFFACTLMLAYFGNAQPRTSSSVLEGAAVIAPAIPASGAAQIPGNTAPATTAVEAPVPPAIPASGAVQIPTK, encoded by the coding sequence ATGAATATTTTATTAACTGCTGTTCTTGCTGTGCAAATGCTTTCGGCTCTGGGCATGATTGGCCTGATTCTGGTGCAGCATGGCAAGGGTGCCGACATGGGTGCAGCGTTTGGCAGCGGAGGTTCGGGCAGCCTGTTCGGTGCGAGCGGCAGTGCCAATTTCCTGTCGCGCACGACTGGTATTTTGGCCGCTCTGTTTTTTGCCTGCACCTTGATGTTGGCTTATTTTGGTAACGCGCAACCACGTACCAGTTCCAGCGTTCTGGAGGGTGCTGCGGTCATTGCGCCAGCAATTCCTGCTTCGGGCGCTGCACAAATTCCCGGTAATACCGCGCCTGCCACCACTGCCGTTGAAGCTCCTGTTCCGCCAGCAATTCCTGCTTCAGGTGCTGTTCAAATCCCTACGAAATAA